Proteins from a genomic interval of Papaver somniferum cultivar HN1 chromosome 4, ASM357369v1, whole genome shotgun sequence:
- the LOC113272467 gene encoding LRR receptor-like serine/threonine-protein kinase IOS1 codes for MDALEVIDLSDNILIGEFPDFLANFPKLKVLNLANNFLNGTVPTSLRDKSEANELELTLTGKNMTLCFSDENTCRTIGLTPTSNKTPNLGIRIAIRIGIGLGILIGLFVICLVIVLIIGQCQKRKAVAASGSTGEISGLAMPVNAETQQQMHPTVQSIRVGA; via the exons ATGGATGCACTTGAAGTCAT AGACTTGAGCGATAACATTTTGATAGGAGaatttcctgattttcttgccaaTTTCCCTAAACTAAAAGTTTT GAATTTGGCGAATAACTTTCTCAATGGAACAGTGCCTACATCATTAAGGGACAAATCAGAAGCAAACGAATTGGAGCTAAC GCTGACGGGAAAAAATATGACCCTGTGTTTCTCCGATGAAAACACATGCCGAACCATTGGTTTGACTCCAACTTCAAATAAAACGCCAAATCTTGGGATTAGAATTGCAATCCGAATCGGAATCGGATTAGGAATTCTAATTGGACTTTTCGTGATATGCTTGGTTATTGTTCTAATAATCGGTCAATGTCAGAAGAGAAAGGCTGTAGCAGCATCAG GGTCTACAGGTGAGATATCAGGCCTGGCAATGCCCGTGAATGCAGAGACCCAGCAACAAATGCACCCGACTGTTCAATCTATTCGAGTTGGAGCTTAA